The Kwoniella dejecticola CBS 10117 chromosome 2, complete sequence genome segment CCAAGACTGTCGAAGATCTCTGCgacaacatcgatcaacaTCGACCATCTTCCGACAAGTCAGAGGTCTGATCGGCCCAGCTCGAGCGATCATTAGATAAGATGCATATCACCTACACAGGCTGTTGAGGCATTACAACTATACATGCAAAGTACAGTGACAGCTCATATAATGGAGAAACGGGATAAGAAAGACATGGACATAATCATGCGTGTTGTCTAAATGGGTCGCACCTCACCTGAGATGTATCGGTATCTTTTCTTTCGTCGTTCATCGCGTTGTGCCTGTTGCTGGCGGTCAATAATTCCACATTGtgttgacatgacatgaAACGAATACATGAGAGTTGAGAACGATCATCTGGTCTGATCATTCGCATATGCGGCCTAGTTCCAAGTGAATGCAAATGGTATGAACATCATCTAAAGTCGTCTCGTCTTACTCATCCTTCCCAGTCAGAAGGGTCGAGCTAGCTCAATCGCACACGCCTTAGCATCAGAGCCTGTCATACACAAAATCGGCTTATAATCGTATTCTTTAAGTTCTAGCAGCCGGCGCAGGAAGATTGGGCGCAGAGTGAGCATGTGATCCTTCGTGCGGATACCCTTCGACGAATGGCAAAGATCTGAACGCCGCTATGTCAGCTGGGGAAGCGTAAAACGACATTGgtcgagctcgaggagaagaacaCCTGGGCATCcaagagagggaaagaacATTGTGTGAGCTcctgtcatcgtcatcaatgCCGTGACGGATCCAGCAAGCGCAGAGGTGAACTCGTCGTATTGTTGAATTGAACATCTACTCACTCCTGCAAACTCATAGGTGAATTCTCTTTTCCATGGCCATGGGCGCTGAGTCGGTCACTCGTGTTCCCCAGTTGCATTGGCGCGGTCTTCATTTGATCGGCGTACGATCTCTTCTCCCATGTCTTGCTCAGCGTCGGCTTGTTCGTCAGAGCCCAGAGGAGTCTCTTTGACAGTGGAGTAGGCGATTTAGGGGTTCTAGGTGATCCTGGCGGTGACAGATGAGACGCCTCGCCTTGAGCCGCATGTGGATGTTCCGCGTGCAGCTGTTGATTCGCTTGATGATGGACATGAGGGTCGGATCGGTCAGCAGAAGGCTGGGATCGATGATGGTGTGAGTGATTGCCATGATGGTGCTCTTGCTGAAGCATTGGGACGGTTTCGTGAGGCTCATGTTCCAGACGGTGTGGTGATTGTGGTCGTGATCGtgtctttccttctctttcgcctCGAGAATGATGTcgctgatgatggtgatgtggCTCGAAGTGAGTGTGTCGTTGAGGtagatgagcttgatgaacCGGCGAAAGAGGTTCAGAGTGAGCTAAGGGATGCGTCTCGCCATGAGCTCCATGgtcatgtccatgtccatgtcgatgatgctgaCGGTGGTCATTGTCCCGGTGGGCTGGAACTGGGCCGTCGGCCTCATAAGGTGTCGGAAGAGGTTTGAGGTGTGTAGGTATTGGCATTGTTGATCCCACTTTCATACGAATTTCGCTTTTGATGCTCGAATGTGAAAGAAATCAAGTTGGTCGTTGTTGTTTTTGACTAATTGTGGAGCGCTTTGATCTTCAGGACTGACTCGCATGCACGGACAATTGACCTTTCATACGCTACCCCTAACCTGATGTGAATTGACGCTGGCAGGTTCTGATTTGCGATGACCTGCTCACCCAACCTACGCGAGATCAAGATTCGACAGCTATCAGTAGAATGCATAATGCCAGATATACGAGTGACATTGGTGTGGGATGACGTCGGTCCATCAACTTCCCAATAGTGTGTGCTCGGAACAAGTAGGCTGAGTTGTTTGGTTGGTTGATGGATTTGTTTGATTGATTATTCCGTTTGCGTGTTTTTGATGGTAATTAGCTCATTCGCCACCGCCGCTTACCAGAGTTGGTTGACAGCTTGCCTGTGCTTTGATCGGGTCACTCAAGAGTCCCGTCTCAGCATCGATGACATATTATTGATGCATACACAGCGCATGCGCAATACAATAGCGCATCAGAAGGTCCAAACGCAAAAAAGCCCACCCCTCTGCCTCCTCCCCgtcaagggaagaagcagagaggTGGGCTTTTCTACTCAACAGCAAATTGTCCTCGAAGAGGTCAAACAACTGTTGTAAGTTGTAACGTGAGATAAGACAAAGCACAGAATAGCGATTTGCGGTATGATGAGATGCGAAGTACAGGGAAGTGGGCAAGGAAGGGTAGATAATTTAAATAGGAAGAAGCATAGTAGGTCAACGCCTGTCCAATGCAGAATTGACAAGGCGTGTGATAGCGAGCATGCAGTACGAACCCTTTTCGTAgaaccatcatcttctcttcccattTCACAATCAACTTTTGCAAGTGCCCAATGCATTATTGCTCGATCCATAAAGGCTCATTCCTAGCGAGAGGAAGTAGAGATACGTTACAGATGAGGTGAATGGTGAGTCTTTCTTCATTCCGTTTTTCGCGTAAGTGACAATCGCCTGTCAGACTTGCTATGCTGCGCTTCGACTATGTATGATGTTGTGGATCTACCCTTAAGATTCAAGTAATGATCGTTAAGATGAAAACCGAACAACCCAATCACTGACTGAAGCGAGATGAGGAGCCCACGTTGACATCGACGTTAACGATACCGAGCGACGAAACCAATCGGAGACGAGGAGAGCGAGGACCTAGTAGTAGCCTCAATTCCTGTGCTGTGAAACACTGAATCCCAACGCCACTTGAATGACCTCGCTGCGTTATTCGCCACTCGTAGTCCACGACAACAACAAAGTCCGGGGTCGAATTCGAATGAGACGATAATCCCGAATAATGAAGGCGCTGTGAGGAATCTAGGAGTAAGACGATACAGACTAAAGGCGGGGGAAGGCAATTCAGGTTCTTATTGTAACCCAATGTAAACAACCAAATTTTGATAGACCAAATAAAAAGAAAGGAACAACAAGACAAAGGTCACCAGGCATGGACGTTACCAATACCTGGGCCCCCTGCTTGTGTTTACCAATACTTGCTTGACCAACCACTTGTGGACGTTGATGATGCGCGGCTGACTGACGGCTGGCGACCGGACAAAAGAGTCGAGGCTCCAGATGTGTGAGGCGTAGCGTAGCCTGAAATAATTGACCGGAACTCGATGAGTAATGACGAATTATAACGATTGCCGGTAGCGCAGACAACCAGTGAGTGGTATTGAACCTAAACTCATTTGACGCGAGGACGCGAGAGCGTTCGCTCATATATCTTGAAGGTATAGTCGCGCAATCTGATGTTGTGACTCAACCGAGATCctgagaggatgagaggaagagcagacATGATTGACAGCGACACAAAAAGCCAGAACAACTCAGTGATGATGGACGAGTCTAAGACTCTCACCTGGTTTCCCAAAGAGAAAAGCACGGTGTCAACACTCTGGTAAACCACAAAAGACCGATGGTCATGAAAGCTCACTAGAGGTTTTTCCACTTAAGACTATCTTGGCCGCATCTTGGTCAGAGATGGGTGTCAGATATCTCAATAAATCACTCAGTGCTAACGAGTGGCAAATGGCAAACGGAACATTGATGGGATGTTCACCATGATGGGGACGGGATTGAGTGTCGAGGGGTAGATAGGTTGTCGagcttgaagtgagtcgaaATTTTAgttgagcgtgagtcgaggtGTGTTGATTGTCGatgggaaaggaaaagaagaagaaatagaaaagagatgagatgggaaagGGGGGGGATTATATGTATGGTGAGAATTGATGGGGTGGTgtgatttgactttgatcggGTACTTTCCTTTGgcttttcctcctttgacTTGAATTTCAATTGCAACGGGGCGATACAAGCATACAAGCACTGCAATAAACAAGAACAAAGGGGATTCAGGGAAATTCCCACACGACATGCGTAAGCGTGTGAAAAAAGAGAAATACAAAAAACAGATGATTGCCTAAAAAGGTAAGACCAAATTTCACCGGGCTTTCGGCGATATGTGTGAGCGGCACCCTCGTCACCCATACCAAATCCGGCAGTAAATACAACACGTGGGCAAATCGGTTCGCAGATGTGGCATTTTGCTATATAGGTTCTACAGCCTCGAAGGTTGGTGCTATATGTGAACTCTTGGAATGCGCTGGAGCAAGGCAAGCCCTTGCAACTCCAAGACGACCTAGTGTGGATCAGCTATTGAGGGAGTAAGCACAACTGCAAGTAATCCCTGGAAATGCGCGACCTCAGAAGCCCATCACGCTGGTGAAGCTTGAGTGCGATGTATCTACTACCCGAACGTCGCCCTTCAATAGGAGCTACCGGTTAAGCTGATGAAGAGAGGTGTGTACCGGCATATGGACAATTAGGCAAGGAAGTGAAGCAATGCCAGAACCGGGACAAGGTTGAGCGATCCTTTGCCTTCCCACCTCGGTCATGCTGAGTGATCCGTCTTTTCCACAATGACTGATCAGCTCGGTCATATGGTATCTGGCACCGTGTCCGCCAGTAGTCAGAACAGCGCTGTTCGCAGACAGTGCCGGACTTAAACGGGAAGCTCATGTCCAAGTGGCGGACAACGCACTCGTGAGGCCCGCCACAGATATAGCAGTCTCTCAATGAGTTGACGTTCGCGCTGTGGCACCCAGGTTGGCCGTTTGAGTCGGGCTCTATATTGTAGAGGGCTTCAATCTGACAATTCAGTGGTGGTCACCCTCGAGACTTATGAGGAAGATGTGTCAGTTTTCTAACGATTTTTTGGGATCATTGCGATAGACTCGCTAATTTGATATCTTATTAACTGTTCGCGAGTGACTTACGGGTACCAGGCATTTTAATTgtcttcctgctcatcctTTCCTGCTCATATCCGTCCTCTGTTAACTTAGCATGATCGAAATGTATGCACGCGAGGGTCGTATTCTCAGGGACTCACGTATATGAGCTGCTTGAGAGCACGTACAACATTTGCGAAAAGGAGCTCCGATTCATAGCGCATGCTGCCAGGCAGCCAGCACATCTCTAAGGCTTGCATGTAGCATGCTGAGCCTCGGCTCATACACTTGAGCCTTCCACATGTGAGCTAGGCTCAAAAAAAAACAGGGTTAGAAGACTGGCCTGACGCGTTGTAATCTTCCGACCAACGTCCATCCGTCACCCCAGGATACCCAAAGTCCACGGCTGAATGCTCAGCAAGGGTGACTTATTGGTGGTTCGTGTGCGTAGTGGAGTTCGTCAGTGTTGAGGTCCATTATTACCATCTTgcatatcagctcaattgaAGGTCAAATCAGTAAAGGCGAAGATCTGCAAAGACGATGTTGGTTCCGTATTATCGGATTACCATTGATACACAATTCGGCGGCGGGCTTTCAAGACAAGTGTTACAGGCGTATGTGCATGATGACGAATGATTAATTCAAACTCGACGAGACTTGGATAGACCTGACCGGGCCATAGAATGATCACTGTCCTGTGACAAGAGTAGGTCAACAGGCTTGATCGACGATTCCATTTATCCCAATCAAGTCAGCGTTCACACGATAATGGTTGATCGACGTTTACTCTTCGAAGGCCAGGGGGACGCAGTCAGTTGAGCGGGGAGTATGACTCGTATCTTGTGGATTAGTACCACATCAGTTCATTGACAGTATACTATTCCCACTGTTAGATACGGTGATCATGTCATAGGGTTCTAACGGGACTTCGGATCGTGAGCAGATGTAATCGGGAAGGAACCAAACCGGATTCATGTCATGAAATCACTGATGCGGCGGGTACAAGTATACTGTATGAGGATATTGTTCCACCTCCAACGCTTCGTGCGATTATACCTTTCTAGCCAGATACGTTGTACTATCCTGACGGCTGTTTATTGTACTACGTGGTGCTGAGTGGagcgaagatggatttcCGGGGTACTCCCGCCGAATGTGATCGCAGGACTCGCTGCCCAGGATTTTTGGCAGCAGTATACACATAATATCCGGATTTTGAGCTTGATAGAGGGGGAAAGTTAACGTTTGTTTCCAGCAGCGACGACTGAGTTTCTTGTACTATAGAGGGATGTGAGTGTTCTAAACCGATGATATTGCGACGTCGGCGAATATGCAATCCTCGGATCAAGAACTCACAGATTATCGATATAGACACTCAGCATCTCATTGTCCTTTGCCAGCTTCTCGTTATGCCCTTCGACTTCTGTGATCCTGACCAATAATCCACGAAGCCCATCCCTTAATTGCAGAATATCCTTGATAACTTGTTCTTTCTCCAGAGCTGATTCGACTGTAGGTTCGGGCACGTCTGCTGAAGCAGGGGTCGACCATGGTTCGCTTATACCGGCGTCTGGGTAGCTTGAGAGGGACATGATGGGTGTGGAAACCTTTTTCGATAGTCAATAGTTCGGTTGGTGTTGTTCAGGTGTCCAGAGTAGACGTTTGAAGAAGTATTCATTGATGCAACGCTTCACCCAGCGAGTTGTGAGGAGTCACTTACGTAAAAGCGCACGCACCCGTGTACCCCGGTGCGcgaagtggaggtgaatGAGGAAGTGACGAGGTTATTACCTATGCGCTCATCATCTATGCGCTCATCAACTCAACTTGTTTGATCTGCCGTTGCATCGGACAGAAATACAAACAGTCCAGCATGGCGTCGATAGCCAAGAAGACGTTCGAGCTCAACAATGACGTGCAGGTGAGGCAGATTCGTACCTCGGTGACGGGACGATGTGGCTGATTGTGCAAATGAACTCACCTGTAGTCCGTCGATCCGACTAGTGCTATTTTCAAGTATTCgagggaggatgagaaggcTTTAGAAGATGATGCGCCTTGGGCAAAAGAGTTAGCTCCAAGCTCCTTCTACAAGTGCCTACGGAGACATGTCTGACCGATCAGAATGACAGTCCCCACTATTTCCATACTGTCAAGATATCAGCAGTAgcgttgatcaagatggtccgtttctttctttcccatctccgACATTCGACCTGATGTTTTGTTCATAGGTTACACACGCTCGATCAGGTGGTCAGTACGAGATCATGGGAGTAATGTATGGGAGAGTGAAGGATGGGGTGTTCTGGATCATGGATGCCGCTGCTTTACCAGTGCAAGGTACCGAGACCAGAGTTAATGCCGGAaacgaggtgagtctccaCAGGGTGATTGCGCATCAGACTTAGCTGAGACCAGCGCAGGCAATGGAATATATGGTCAGCTTCCAAGAATCATCGAGGGAAGCCGGCAAAGGGGAGTTGTTGAGGGGATGGTACCACTCGTACGCTTTCATTCCCCTTCTCATGGAATGGTCGTCGATTGACGAGATCGCAGACATCCTGGATATGGCTGTTGGCTTTCCGGTATCGATGTCAATACCCAGCAGAATCAGCAGAAGTTCAACGACCCGTATTTGGCAGTAGTGGTGAGTTATCTAATATCAACCATTCTGGAGAGCCCAGCTGATGATTTAACAGATCGATCCAAACAGAACAGTCTCAGCTGGGAAAGTGGAGATAGGGGCATTCAGGACTTATCCGGAGGTAGGCTCATGTCCAGCAAAGGGTCTCTACAAATTCTGATATTTGCTCTGTCAGGGGTACAAACCGCCATCATCCAGCACATCGCAATATCAGTCGATTCCTATGGAGAAGATAGAGGACTTTGGTGTACATGCAGATGCGTATTACCCTCTGAAAGTCGAGATATATAAGACAAAGCTGGACGAGCAATTGCTTGACCTGTTGTGGAATAAATATTGGGTAGCAACTTTGAGCTCTAGTCTGCTAACCTCGGTGAGTGTCTTTGGAACCTTCAACCGTGTGTCGTCTGACCGTGCCATGCTATCTTTCCTTGCAGAATCGCGAATATTCCACGTCTCAAATCAAAGATCTCAACGCCAAACTGCACGGTGCTTCGTCGAGTCTCGGTAGCGCGTCCAGCAACCTTAAGCTAAAAGCGCCTCCGCCCTCTCAAAGCGGTAGCAAAGGCAAGAGCAATGTTAAAGAGTATGCGGGTGTCGAAGAGCAGGATTCTGCGCTCGCAAAAGCTACCAAGGACAGGTTTGTCTCCGTTCAATAGTCTTTGGAAACCGGAGATTTTGCTAACGTTTTACCGGTTTAGCTCGCGCATCGCTACTGAAGCTCAGAACGGTATGGTGGCTCAACTGCTCAAGGATCGATTGTTCAACACTCCTCTCACTGGTCAATTGACACCTCAAGCAGCGCAAGCCACTGTACAAGGTCGACAATGACCTTGAAGAGTTATTCTCACAGAATTGTATATTATAGACAATTACCAAAGGTTGATTTGTACACATGAATATGACAGATTAATGATCACGTGACGGGCTTGGCTTAGCCACGCGAGATGAGCGCAATGCGTCAGGGCACAGCAACGAGATACAGCCGCCCATTATACTCACTCATgaccatacatacatgccCATTCACATGCCTCAACATTCATGCTGTAATCAGCCCAACATTACAGCCGACTAGCAGCCAAAAAGACTTGCTCAGCTTCTCATATTCTGCTGCAGCTCCTGGTGGAATATTCCCGCGCCAGCCTCGTAGCTGCGGCTTGGGcggtcagtcagctcaacttcgtTCGAGTTCCTGTtgacatcctttctcctCGGACATTTCGCTATAAACAGACTCGTATTCCACGATGGGTATCAGAGGCTTTGATGGTAAGTCACTATCCAGCGGAGCTTCACTGACATACAGTATACATCCGGGAGCGGAAGCTGGTCCAGAACTGCCCGTTGTCAGCCATTGCCAATACACGGCTCGGGATAGATGCAAACTATTACCTTTCCCATCTGTTATCCGACGCCGACTCCCGCGAACCGCTTGTAGCAGCTACTGGAGGTTTACCACTTGGTATAATCGCCAAGATTGAAACGGACCTTCGAGCTCTGGAACGTCTCAACATCAAacccgtcttcgtcttttcCGGTCTCCCATTAGCATCCCGACCTCCGCAGAAAGGGCCCGATCCACAAGCGGAACGTGAGACGCAGGTCAAGAATGAGGCTTGGTCCTACTACGAGAATGGTCAGGTGGAAAGGTCTATCATGCAGCTCACCGCTATTAGGAACGGGTCGTGGACTGATTCTAAGGATTTATTGAGGTTGATCATCAGGCTATTTAGACACAGATTCGTGGAATTTGTTATCGCGCCATACTTGGAGTTTGCGCAGGTGAGTGTCAACACATGCGGATAAAGCTAATGCGACGAAGCTTGcataccttcttcaacatcccAAAGGCTACATACACGCTGTCTATTCGTCTACCGAAGCTTTACTGTGGCCTATCGACCGTGTCATCACCTCCACAGACTGGGCCAATACTTTCCAGTTCGTCGAAAAAAATAGACTGCTTgtcgacctcaacctcaccAGCGAGCAATTCCTGGACATGGGTATCCTAGCAGGATCCTCACTCTCTCGCACATTCCCTCCCATAGCCAATGATTTTGCAGTCAAAacgatcatcgatctcatgCGTCATCACAAGTCCGGTATACTCGTATGTCAAAGTTGGCGAGACCCTCAATATAAGACTCAAAATTACATTGATTCCTTCTGGAAAGCTCGTCTCGCCGTCAAATTCTCCCTAGTTCTCACCACTGAAGGCTCTTGCGTTCCTCTTCCTACCGTAGTTGCTCCGCAAGGTCAAGGTTTCTCAACATCCGAGATTCCTGGCGAATTGGACGAGATTTTCTCTCCTCGAATACCTGATGAACTTTACTTTTACATTTGTAAAGGATTGATAAGCGCTCAAGTGGTTGGATGGGTAACAAGTGGGATAATCCATGAACAACAACCTCTAGCGGATACGACCGATTACCACAGATTCATCAAAGACGTTATAACTGAAGGGCCGACCTCACCTCGTTGTACGACTGTCGCTTTACTCAATCATGTCTTACATCCTGAATGGGCCAAGCGCCGCATTAGCGCGCACTACTTCTTTGACCCCCCATACGCCGGTGGCCCCGATGCCAATGTCCCCTTCAATGATGCAACTACTCAGTCGCTGGTAGAAAAGCTTAATGGTTGGAACGTTCCAATGGTAAACATCGAGGCGGAGCTGAGAAGGCAGAACTCGTCGACGATTGATCTGAAACTCTGTATCGGTGCTTTGATTACAGAGGAGTTAGCCGCATATACTCGGGTGAACAAAGCGGGCAAGCCATtagacaagaaggatgagcttGTCGCAAACGTGTTGTGGCGGCTTATGGAGTTGAGAGGGTGAGTTGTTGCGGCCTGCGTCCATCGTTGAAACTGCGCTGACATCGGATCCCACGCCATCTTGCAGCTTTATTAACGCCAATCACACACAAACTTTGATAGGCAAAGCTTTGTATGCCGCTAATGCGGTATCAAGAGTCAATGACCGATTCCAAGAGCCACTGTACTTGCTTCTCGAGCTTCTCCGAGCCGGTGTGGTTCACGGATCGAAATGGGGTggagatcaagcagagacGCTGTCAGGAGGACCAAGCTTCGGTACTgatgaggagcagaagagcaTTTTGTTGGTCATGAGATGTATCTCTATACTTCCGTTGATGTTCAGGGTAAGTTCTTCCCTGCGGAATCTCGATGGCTTGTCCTGACATGTTGCATAGCCCCAACAATGGGCTGGACCCCTCTCGCGGGAATTACTGGTTTTCAATTCGTTTGTCAGAGCGTTGTCAAAATCCCTCAGACACCTCTGTGAAGCGGCTTCTGTTCATATGTTGCTGTCGGGGAGCGCCAGGAGGAATAGAGAGGATTATCAAGATTTCATGCTCAGTAGGTAGACACTTCTGAACTCCTCTGTCGAATATGAGCTAATCATACATTGTTAGGTTTGCCATTCCAGAGTGAAGTCAACACAGGATTCGGCATCCTGACGAAGACCTATCTTGACGCGACAACCTACCACTATGAAGACACAATCACCGAAGCGGATGCCCAATCGGAAAAAGCCATACAAGCCAAGAAAGACGCTTTATCCTTTGTCGAACAATCATTCTCAAGTGTCAAATTACCCGTGCAAGAGGTGGAGCGAGGTTTCCGATTCTGGGATTCTGTGAGTGGATTTGCTTGTGAAGTCGGCTTTCGGCTAATGCTCGTGATTGCGCGTGTAGATCATGGCTGCCATACGCTCTCTCGACAAGGAGCAGGGACCTACACCATCACTAGCCCAAAAGGTTGTCGGCAAAGATGTCATAGAACAGTTCGAAAAGGCTGACAGGTGGTTGAAGCCTATGAGACCAGGATGAGGCGACCCTGGAAAGCTAATGATCACTATGACACGAGAGAATATGCGCGAAATTCAATATCTCACATGCACATATCATTACTATCTGACGAAATATGACAATTACATGAATGAATCGGCTTTCAGCCGGTGTGACATGATTCTTCAGAAACGATATGACCAGTTGACACAGACAAGCAGTCGACAAGTCGCTCAAGCGAGGTAGGCGAATTCTGGAAGCAAAATTGATCATGTCTTATAGCACAGCCGACTTCGATGACAGGTGTACGCATGGGTCGCTTGCGACGTATGTCCCTACCTGTATTTGGAACTGCGAGGTGGATTATTTGCACCACGAGCTGAAGACGTCGCGGCTTCGCTCTTCTGATGTGATCTCGAAGAGCACGACGTGTATCTGTTGCAATCGCCGGAAAGAGGTTTGAAGGACAACACGAATGACCGTGCAACATAGCTGCTCGATCGTCGATGAATCGATTTCATATCGCTTGGACACGATCGCGAGGCAATGCCGAAAAGATCAGATAGTAGCAATCTACGATAAGAAGCGCGGAGGGTGACCGAGTTCAGAAGGCCGCCTGCGTCATTTGCCATTCGGATTTCTGATTTTATGGCTTGAAACATTCACCTCAAGGTATCCTCCGAGAACTTGGAGGTTGACTATGTTGATGTCCACTTCATGGAGTCCTTGACACTCAGCGCCTCTGGGATGGCAGACGTTGTCTGCAAGCTAACTTGACCGATGCCAATCTTCCTACAGGTTGTCACTCCGTGGTCTAGTGTGCACTTTCCATCAGGTCTAGGCTGATTGGGCTGGTTTCACATTCGTCAGACCCTTAGTCATCGGGTGGCGTCCAGATCGGACTTCGCAGTCACCCGAAAGGATGGCGATGGGTGACTGAAGGCACAATCGAGCCATGGTGAAACAAGGGACGTTTGATTATAGACTGGTAGACGTTCCTCGGTGACTGTTCTCAATCTGCTCATAGATTGTTGCGGATTCGGGAGAGATCTAAAAAGAGCATAAACGCTAAAAACGCTAAAACGCTAAAAGATGAAGTTCGATCTGTGTCGGATCGGGTGACAGGCACCAAGAGTACTTCATGACATGAAGCGAATCGCTAAGGTCGAGCGGTAGATGTTAGCGATCTCCTGGTGAAAACCTGAACGGAAGAAAAATTGGATCAGGTCTTGCTTCTTGATTCCTGACGATCTGATGAAAATCTTTGAGGTGTAGATcggaaagagaggaaattATGGATAAATCATCTGATGACATCAGCATGACGATTATGCGACAAATGCGATTTCTGTGAGTCGTCAATCCGCAAAATTGAACGCTCCGATCATATAGCAATTTATGGTGACGATGTCTCCGTGTGGTTTCCGCCATGCTGATAAAGTGGGCAGCCTCATCGCAATGTACCACGGCTCGATTACGCGAATATGACCAAATGCCGGTATGCAGAAATCACACGAAATTTGGTAGGGTATGGTTTAATTGGCCGAATCTACAGATCTCAAAAAAAAAGAACTACCTAGTCAAAAAACGCCCCTCTGAGTAATTTACACTAGCGCAATGTATGTCATGCATTTGCATCTTCGGCAAGACCTCAGTGGGATTGCCT includes the following:
- a CDS encoding COP9 signalosome complex subunit 5, which translates into the protein MASIAKKTFELNNDVQSVDPTSAIFKYSREDEKALEDDAPWAKDPHYFHTVKISAVALIKMVTHARSGGQYEIMGVMYGRVKDGVFWIMDAAALPVQGTETRVNAGNEAMEYMVSFQESSREAGKGELLRGWYHSHPGYGCWLSGIDVNTQQNQQKFNDPYLAVVIDPNRTVSAGKVEIGAFRTYPEGYKPPSSSTSQYQSIPMEKIEDFGVHADAYYPLKVEIYKTKLDEQLLDLLWNKYWVATLSSSLLTSNREYSTSQIKDLNAKLHGASSSLGSASSNLKLKAPPPSQSGSKGKSNVKEYAGVEEQDSALAKATKDSSRIATEAQNGMVAQLLKDRLFNTPLTGQLTPQAAQATVQGRQ